Genomic DNA from Alicyclobacillus fastidiosus:
GCGCTGCGCGGAAAATGTAACGGGGCTAAACCAGACACCGAAGCTATGGATGGAAACATGGTAGGGGAGCGTTCCATTTGCGGCGAAGCTGAACCGGGAGGTTTGGTGGAGCGGATGGAAGTGAGAATGCCGGTATGAGTAGCGAAAAGACAAGTGAGAATCTTGTCCGCCGAAAGCCCAAGGTTTCCTGGGGAAGGCTCGTCCGCCCAGGGTAAGTCGGGACCTAAGGCGAGGCCGAAAGGCGTAGTCGAAGGACAACAGGTTGAAATTCCTGTACCACCAACATCGCGATTGAGCGAAGGGGTGACGCAGGAGGCAGAGGGAAGCGGCCGGATGGAAGAGGCCGTCCAAGCAGCAAGCGAGGGGTGTAGGCAAATCCGCACCCTGATAATCGTGAGCTGTGATGGGGAGGGAAGTACAGTACCGAAGTCCCGTAAGTCACACTGCCAAGAAAAGCCTCTAGCGAGTGATGAGGTGCCCGTACCGGAAACCGACACAGGTGGGCGCGTGGAGAACACGAAGGCGCGCGGGAGAACTCTCGTTAAGGAACTCGGCAAAATGGCCCCGTAACTTCGGGAGAAGGGGCGCTTCGAGAGAAGCCGCAGTGAAAAGGCCCAAGCGACTGTTTAGCAAAAACACAGGTCTCTGCGAAGCCGAAAGGCGAAGTATAGGGGCTGACGCCTGCCCGGTGCTGGAAGGTTAAGAGGAGGGGTTAGGGGTAAAACCCGAAGCTCTGAATTGAAGCCCCAGTAAACGGCGGCCGTAACTATAACGGTCCTAAGGTAGCGAAATTCCTTGTCAGGTAAGTTCTGACCCGCACGAAAGGCGTAACGACTTGGGCGCTGTCTCAACGAGAGACCCGGTGAAATTGTAATACCTGTGAAGATGCAGGTTACCCGCGGTTAGACGGAAAGACCCCGTGGAGCTTGACTGTAGCTTGATATGGGATACGGGTACGTCATGTACAGGATAGGTGGGAGACAGAGAAGCTTGGGCGCCAGCCTGAGTGGAGTCGGCGTTGGGATACCACCCTTGAGGTACTTGTGTTCTAACCAATGGCCATGAAACTGGTCATGGGACAGTGTCAGGTGGACAGTTTGACTGGGGCGGTCGCCTCCTAAAGAGTAACGGAGGCGCCCAAAGGTTCCCTCAGCGCGGATGGAAATCGCGCGAAGCGTGTAAAGGCACAAGGGAGCTTGACTGCGAGACGGACAGGTCGAGCAGGGACGAAAGTCGGGCTTAGTGACCCGGTGGCACCGAGTGGAAGGGCCATCGCTCAACGGATAAAAGCTACCCCGGGGATAACAGGCTGATCTCCCCCAAGAGTTCACATCGACGGGGAGGTTTGGCACCTCGATGTCGGCTCATCGCATCCTGGGGCTGAAGTCGGTCCCAAGGGTTGGGCTGTTCGCCCATTAAAGCGGTACGCGAGCTGGGTTCAGAACGTCGTGAGACAGTTCGGTCCCTATCTGCCGCGGGCGCAGGATACGTGAGAGGGGTCGTCCTTAGTACGAGAGGACCGGGATGAACCGACCGCTGGTGTACCAGTTGTTTCGCCAGAAGCATAGCTGGGTAGCCAAGTCGGGAAAGGATAAGCGCTGAAAGCATCTAAGCGCGAAGCCTGCCTCAAGATAACGTATCCCATTCCGTTAGGGAAGTAAGACCCCTTGAAGAAGACAAGGTAGATCGGTCTGGCGTGGAAGCGTAGTGATACGTGGAGCGGACAGATACGAATCGGTCGAGGGCTTCACCCGCTAAGAAGAGGTTGTTCCATGATTCAGGAGCGAGGATACAGACAAACGTAAGAGGAAGCTTGAGTGAAGGTGTGAGAGAGCACATCTGCAGGCCGAAAGGCCGAAGCCGTGCGAACGAATACCTGAACGCCAAGCAGTCTGGTGGCCATAGCGGAGGGGAAACACCCGTACCCATACCGAACACGGACGTGAAGACCTCCAGCGCCGAGGATACTTGGAGGGAGACCTCCTGGGAAAGTAGGTCGTTGCCAGGCGCGAGAGAAAGACCCTGAGGGAAGCAGAGATGCCGACCTCAGGGTCTTTTTTGTGTTGGGCGGGATCGGCATAGGCGGATCGAGGACGGTCAATTGGTTTGTGCGATCAATTTTGAGATGGCGTTCAAGGTGTCCACGTAATAATCGACTGTGTGACGAACGAAATCGCCCTTTGCAGCGTGATAGACGTGGTCAACTCGGTCGCCGGACGGAGTGACGTCATAGCCACTCAGTTCGATCGACGTGGCGTGTTCGCTGAAGAGGGCAATGATGTCTGTCAGGCGCGCTAGATACAGGCCTAAGATCTCGTCGAGCTGTGGGCGAAGATCTGCGAGTTCGCACTGCGCGACATGGAGGAAGACATGACACGCTTCCAAGTCGATGATGTCCTTGTATCGCGCTTCGACGTGGACGACGTCGATGGGGTGCAATGCCCCAAATGCAACCATCAAGCCCAATTCCTCGTGGAGTTCGCGGACGCCGTCCGAAATCTGCTCTCCGGCAGAGAGGTGACCAGCGCAGCTAACGTCCAACTTGTTCGGATTTGTATCCTTCGTAGGATGCCTCTTTTGGAGGACTACATAAGGAATTCCTGCCTGAATCAACACGACCCAACAGTGGAATGTCTGGTGCCAGTACCCTTTGGCGTGGACTTCTTCGCGGGTGGCGACTCCGATGTGATGTAAATCCTCGTCGTAAATGTCGATGAGTTCTTCCATAGTTGCCTCCCAGGCCGTACTTGTGTTCCCTCGATTTATTCTATCTTTCTTCTCCATGTGATTCTATGTACACGCGCAAACACGCGATGGACCATCGGGTGCAGGTCACTGCTTGCATGACCGATTAACCTGCAGGGGAGATACCGCTCTTGGAGACCTTTGCCGACGGCTTGAGCGCAGAAATTTGTCTGTGATTCGACCGAGGATGGCGGTGGGAGGTATACAACTGCCATGTCCAACAAGGGGGAGAGACCAGATCTCGGCCGCCGGCATCCATTTCGTAGGGGGTTACGCTTTTGTGCTGCGGGCAGGGCGACGCGGGCGGCGGACTTTGGGATGAATCACCGTCAAGTGGTGCTTCTTGCAAGGTTTGCGTGTCGGGTTCTTCGTACAGACGAAGTACTTGTCTGTGACGAAGCTAAGTTGGTAGCCTTTCGCCAGGATTCGTTCGAGGGCGGCTGCCACGGTCCAGCCAAGGAAGTCGGCGATGATGATGGTGGGATCGTTACTGCTGCCCGCCGCAACCACAATCTCCGCACTTCCCGTCACCTTTACGTCGAGGATCACGACCACCTGGATCACCTCCTGATTGAGTGCCATTGATGCACTCAATGCAAGGTGACGGAGAAGTGTATATGCGACGGCCTACGTGGTACGCGTCTGGAATCGGGATGGACCATTGGTTCGAATCACAGCAGGTTCAAGATGGGGATGGACTTGAGCACGATGGTGATGATCGACAAAACGAGACCGAACACCGCCATACCCCCTCCGCTCCCGAGGCGCGATGCCTGCACCATTCCTATGATGGATAGGATGAGCCCGATGACGCCGAGCGAGTGCCCGATGGGAATGCCGAGCA
This window encodes:
- a CDS encoding NUDIX domain-containing protein produces the protein MEELIDIYDEDLHHIGVATREEVHAKGYWHQTFHCWVVLIQAGIPYVVLQKRHPTKDTNPNKLDVSCAGHLSAGEQISDGVRELHEELGLMVAFGALHPIDVVHVEARYKDIIDLEACHVFLHVAQCELADLRPQLDEILGLYLARLTDIIALFSEHATSIELSGYDVTPSGDRVDHVYHAAKGDFVRHTVDYYVDTLNAISKLIAQTN